Genomic segment of Coffea arabica cultivar ET-39 chromosome 1e, Coffea Arabica ET-39 HiFi, whole genome shotgun sequence:
AAATTTCGTTgccatttttgcttttctttctttacatTTTTCATTACTTTTTGCGAGTCATCATCGTCTTCTCGTCATGCCATTGCTAGTCTGCTTTTTACTAGTCGCTTTAAGATGCACTCAATCTTGGACATGCTGAAGGCCTAGTATATTGTAGTTAGTGTAGAGTGCTTATTAGTCCCTGATGGATGGTGTGCTACGAACATGACAGGTTACTTATATGGAGAAAATTGGAATCGAGTGGACAAAAGTTGCAGAGGAGACCAATAGATACGCAAAGGAGACTGCATGAATTGGGTCCAGCTTACTATTATGttttcttttggcatttttgtCCTCTTTTAGCACAATGTTAACGGTCAAGTTCCCTAGTCGGAAAGAGTTAAAAAGAGTACACAAAGAAGATACTGCAACTAACTAGTCCATTCGTTAAAATTACATATGCAATAATACCAGCGGGAGTATTTTTCTTGCCTGTGATAATTGCATTCAGGTTTGCGGAGGATTGAGGTCGATAAGTAATGGTTACAAGCCACCTCAGAGTTTATGATAGAAACATATGCTTATGTCCCCATGACGGGGCAAGAAAATGCTAGTTGCACGAAAGGCTAATACGCTGCAGAGATACAAGTTTAGCTCCTGGACTTATCAATTTCCAGGTTCTCTATTATCATAACGATGGAAGAACTGAAAAGTACAACTCCATGCAGGTTGATTGTTGATTTTCAAAGCAAAGTAACCAGACATGTATATGACAGAGTGTAGGTTCTCCTTTTGGTATTTTGCTCAATGTCTAGCAGTAAAAATGGGTCAAACACTTGCAAACCATCCTCATGTAACATGACAAAATGGATGAACCAGCGTTATCTCATCAAACATTGAACCCCCACTGACCTGATTAATCTTTTTCATCCAAAAGCTCCCAGAGGGCGAAGGCTCAACTTGAAGGTATTTTTCTCGTCTTGGCCTCCAAGTCCATATGCTTTCCTGATAgagtagaaactagaaaggTTGATCAGACAGATTCCCCACTTCATCCCCACGGACCAGTCTCTCCAAAGTCCCTCCTGTCTCGGGTCAAACTGTCCTCCAGGCCACTGAATCAACTAGGCCTGTCGACCCATGGACAGATCCATGAAACGATTTCTCAGGCTGCACAGTGTTTGGTGGTCCATCATTTTCGGGTTGTGTGATCCAAAGGCGCCATAAATTCTGGGATTCCCGTAATCTCCACCATAATCAGCCAGGAGTGGGCAGTCTCTATAAAATGTCTCGCCGGGGAAAGTGATTGTTTATTGGAGAGGCCTTAacacaaaaggagaaaaagatggGAGTCACAACAATTATGCATTTCAAAACCCAATATAAAATGGACATACGGacaaataaaacaagtaaataaaacaccaaaagCCATCAAGAACGCTAAATGATGTCAAGGAGGAAATACAGACTCATTTTGATAGTAATAGCAAACCAAGCAAAAACAAGGATTTGTTAAAAGAGCTTTGTTACAATATCAAACCCAAGTAGACTAGTTAGCTTAAAAATGATAATTGGGACATGGGAAAAACCATTACTTAAACAGGAAAACCATGTAGTAGCTGGTGTTGGTTCTGCTGACGAATAGCTATGGGAAATGAAATTATTCTCCCTCAAcatcataaaacctttgatatTATTGGAGTTTCTTTTTATAACTAGTACTATATTTCGAAGCAGATTTGTGACTATGATGTTTTTATTTCGGGGCCGGGTGTTAGTATATCTGAAGTCGGAGTTTCAACACGTAAATTGGAAAGGGTCCAAGATAAATTTCTTCTGGGTGTTAAATGTCTAAGCTTAAACATCATGAATGCCCTCATGGTCAACTTGGCTCAAGTCTAACAATGACTCAGTTAACTGCATTATTGCCTAAGTTGATGGACGAATTCGGAACATTTTTCACGGACAAAACTTCATTTTGCCCCAACATTTGTTGCTGCAAGAAGTGATGCCGAAACTTTGCCTGTGTTTTATGACACACAACATGCAGAGGATTGATGATTTTGCATGCAACTTTTTTACCTACAGCACTTAGCTTTTTCATAAGATGAACTCAAAGCATGAGCTGATGAGCATGAAGGTTGTTTGCAACAAAATTGTTAACCTTCGTCTGGGTCAATTTGTGCTTAAGTTGGCATTGACATTTAAAATTGAGTTCCACATAAACAACCCAGATGGACGAAGAATACTCGAGCATAGAAAAGAGCGTATTTGCATATAAAACTTGTGCTCTGAGTTTCCTGAAACAACAGAGAATTACTAATGCCAACGAATATTAATTAAAGAATACAACTCAACCGCCCATAATGCCATCCCGGCGTGCGCGAATTTCCAATTGCTTCTTTCctccaaaacaagaaaaagaaaaaaagggtctCTACCTACATCCACATCATGATGCAGGAAGGAAGGAATCATACGTGGGAAACAACAATGCTTGCCGCGGCGGCTGAGACGGGAGCGGAGGACGCAGCGCCACTGATCAACGAGAACAATCCAGAACCAGGCAATTCGTGATCGTCGAGGAACAAATCCTCCGGATCTCTAAATGCTCCGTGAACGCACACAATCCCCGCCCCTATCAGGCTTGCTGACATCAGCAACGACCCAACATTCGTGAGAAAGATCACGAACAGCGAGACTACAATGAGAATGCTTAGGGTTTCGCCCTTCGAGAACGTCCGGTTCAGCGCCACCAGCGGCTGGTCGGATGGGCGGAGGAGGTAGAGAAATAGCCAGGCGGCGAGGAGCGATAGTAGggtgagaagagagaaagggtGCGATAGGAGCGAGAAGGCGAGAACGGATCCGAAAACCGTGAGGTAATTCACCCGGAAGTAGGAGATGTTCTTGCGGATGCGGGTGGTGGCATCGGAGAGTGCGGTCGGGCGTGAGAAGGCGGAGCGGTCGACTAGCTCGAGCCAGGGACGGCGGCGGGAGCTCAAGCGGCGGAGAGAGTCGGAGAGGCGCGTGAGGAAGGATGGGCCCGTTAAGGCATTGGTCTGGGCCTTAGGGTTGGAGATGGGGAGAGGGTGGGAAGAGGACATTGAAACGCGAGTTTTCCTTAGTTTGAATGGGTCAGGTCAATGGGGAATTTTATTCCTTTGACTGAGACTGGAGAGAACTGGAACCTTTTATCTCCATTGATATGTACGCTGCATTTCGCGGCGCGGGGAAGATTAGGAGTTTCATAGCCGCTGATGGTGGGAATTGACGGTGCTGATTGGTTTGCGTGAAAGCATGTGAGAGTCGGCTTGTTTTGTCAGTTCCCCGGGTAGGCGCCCACTGCCCAGTTAGAATGAGACAGTACTCTCTGttaagtagtagtagtagtaatttGTTTGACCtttgacaaaaacaaaa
This window contains:
- the LOC113711803 gene encoding PRA1 family protein B3-like isoform X2; this encodes MSSSHPLPISNPKAQTNALTGPSFLTRLSDSLRRLSSRRRPWLELVDRSAFSRPTALSDATTRIRKNISYFRVNYLTVFGSVLAFSLLSHPFSLLTLLSLLAAWLFLYLLRPSDQPLVALNRTFSKGETLSILIVVSLFVIFLTNVGSLLMSASLIGAGIVCVHGAFRDPEDLFLDDHELPGSGLFSLISGAASSAPVSAAAASIVVSHV
- the LOC113711803 gene encoding PRA1 family protein B3-like isoform X1; amino-acid sequence: MSSSHPLPISNPKAQTNALTGPSFLTRLSDSLRRLSSRRRPWLELVDRSAFSRPTALSDATTRIRKNISYFRVNYLTVFGSVLAFSLLSHPFSLLTLLSLLAAWLFLYLLRPSDQPLVALNRTFSKGETLSILIVVSLFVIFLTNVGSLLMSASLIGAGIVCVHGAFRDPEDLFLDDHELPGSGLFSLISGAASSAPVSAAAASIVVSHASPINNHFPRRDIL